The Mustela lutreola isolate mMusLut2 chromosome 3, mMusLut2.pri, whole genome shotgun sequence genome includes a region encoding these proteins:
- the FABP4 gene encoding fatty acid-binding protein, adipocyte: MCDAFVGTWKLTSSENFDDYMKEVGVGFATRKVAGMAKPNMIISVNGDVITIKSESTFKNTEISFKLGQEFEEVTADDRKVKSIITLDGGVLVQVQKWDGKSTTIKRKRVDDKLVVECVMKGVTSTRIYERA; encoded by the exons TACCTGGAAACTTACCTCCAGTGAAAACTTTGATGATTACATGAAAGAAGTGG GCGTGGGCTTTGCCACTAGAAAAGTGGCTGGCATGGCGAAACCCAACATGATCATCAGTGTGAATGGGGATGTGATCACCATTAAATCAGAAAGCACCTTTAAAAACACTGAGATTTCCTTCAAACTGGGCCAGGAATTTGAGGAAGTTACTGCAGATGACAGAAAAGTCAAG AGCATCATAACCTTAGATGGAGGTGTCCTGGTACAGGTGCAGAAGTGGGATGGGAAATCAACCACCATAAAGAGAAAACGAGTGGATGATAAACTGGTGGTG gAATGTGTCATGAAAGGTGTTACTTCTACCAGAATTTATGAGAGAGCATAA